Proteins encoded by one window of Vicia villosa cultivar HV-30 ecotype Madison, WI unplaced genomic scaffold, Vvil1.0 ctg.003828F_1_1, whole genome shotgun sequence:
- the LOC131641546 gene encoding uncharacterized protein LOC131641546, with protein MSDPSTSTTPLQHPSIHPDQQHNLHLIHNITTTTTTAHQQQPPPHPPSSTREYRKGNWTIQETLILITAKKLDDERRLKNPSTSTTPSSSSQDPNRPTNTACLTGIASPSSSSTSRNSGELRWKWVENYCWSHGCLRSQNQCNDKWDNLLRDYKKVRDYESKSESSPKDHFPSYWILNKQQRKEQNLPSNMVFEIYQAISEVLQRKQTQRIITTPQQQPQQQHQQQGLVTLVSSSSLPALPLQVQAQLLPPPPQPQPLPPPLPLQQPPPPPHAPASSTTPAVSERTESSDSEKSEEDEDDDGGGSESKRRKVKNLGSSIMRSASVLARALRRCEEKKDRRHRELIEIEQKRIQMEEARNEVHRQGIATIVAAVSNLSGAIHSFINSEHHGRR; from the exons ATGTCTGATCCTTCAACTTCCACCACCCCATTACAACATCCCTCAATCCACCCCGACCAACAACACAACCTACACCTCATCCACAacatcaccaccaccaccaccaccgcacatcaacaacaaccaccaccacatCCACCTTCCTCCACCAGAGAATACCGCAAAGGCAACTGGACCATCCAAGAAACACTCATCCTCATCACAGCCAAGAAACTAGACGATGAACGCAGACTAAAAAACCCTTCAACTTCCACAACCCCATCATCATCCTCACAAGACCCCAACAGACCAACCAACACTGCATGTCTCACCGGCATTGCAAGTCCTAGCAGCAGCTCAACCAGCAGAAACAGCGGCGAACTGAGATGGAAATGGGTTGAGAACTATTGCTGGAGTCATGGCTGTTTGAGAAGCCAGAATCAATGTAATGATAAATGGGATAACTTGCTTCGTGATTACAAAAAAGTTCGTGATTATGAGTCCAAATCAGAATCATCACCCAAAGATCATTTCCCTTCTTATTGGATTCTCAATAAACAACAACGCAAAGAACAGAATCTTCCTTCTAATATGGTCTTTGAAATTTATCAAGCTATATCTGAAGTCCttcaaagaaaacaaacacaaagaaTAATCACCACCCCacaacaacaacctcaacaacaacatcaacaacaaggtTTGGTTACATTAGTGTCTTCTTCTTCATTGCCAGCACTACCACTTCAAGTTCAAGCACAGCTTCTTCCTCCACCACCACAACCACAACCACTTCCTCCTCCACTTCCACTACAACAACCACCTCCACCACCGCATGCTCCGGCAAGCTCCACTACACCAGCAGTTTCAG AGAGAACAGAATCATCAGATTCAGAGAAGAgcgaggaagatgaagatgacgACGGTGGTGGCTCGGAATCGAAACGTCGGAAAGTAAAGAACCTTGGTTCAAGCATAATGCGAAGTGCATCAGTGTTAGCACGAGCTTTGAGAAGATGCGAGGAGAAGAAGGACAGACGACACCGTGAACTGATTGAGATTGAACAAAAACGGATTCAAATGGAAGAAGCACGGAACGAGGTTCACCGGCAAGGTATCGCCACCATTGTCGCCGCCGTTAGTAACCTTTCCGGCGCCATTCACTCATTCATTAACTCCGAGCACCATGGTCGAAGATAA